Proteins from a single region of Desulfobacter postgatei 2ac9:
- a CDS encoding 2-oxoacid:acceptor oxidoreductase family protein → MLNNQQIIISGLGGQGVLFITKLLAGAAMADNLPVLTSETHGMAQRGGNVISYLKIGDFSGPLIRPATADALIALKAESFAHHSYFLKPGGLAVVNSPDPVEDDRYRVFCGNATALAEEAGNVRSENVAMLGFFMGAIKDDTHLFNPDTLARMIKEKFQAKPAVATTVLSLLEAGMQLYQKR, encoded by the coding sequence ATGTTAAATAATCAGCAGATTATCATTTCAGGTCTGGGCGGGCAGGGTGTTCTTTTTATTACAAAACTGCTGGCCGGCGCTGCCATGGCCGACAATCTTCCCGTACTCACCTCGGAAACCCACGGTATGGCCCAAAGGGGTGGAAATGTAATTTCCTATCTTAAAATCGGTGATTTCTCAGGACCGCTGATCCGACCTGCCACTGCCGATGCGCTGATTGCCCTGAAAGCCGAAAGTTTTGCCCACCATTCCTATTTTCTCAAACCCGGGGGGTTGGCCGTGGTGAACAGCCCGGATCCTGTTGAAGATGACAGGTACAGGGTGTTTTGTGGAAATGCCACTGCCCTGGCTGAAGAGGCCGGCAATGTACGCAGCGAAAATGTAGCCATGCTGGGATTTTTCATGGGTGCCATCAAAGATGACACCCATCTGTTCAACCCGGACACTCTTGCGCGAATGATCAAGGAGAAATTCCAGGCAAAACCAGCAGTGGCGACAACTGTACTAAGCCTGCTTGAGGCAGGCATGCAACTATATCAAAAAAGGTAA
- a CDS encoding TRAP transporter large permease: protein MSLTLVGILGIVGLMLLLFVFGMPVSFAMALVGFGGFSYILNVNAGVNMISQEFWAVFSNYGLTVIPLFVFMGQIAFYSGVNDRLYKAAYKWIGHIRGGIAMATIMACAAFASICGSNTATAATMTTVAFPQMSNFRYKPMLSCGSIACGSTLGVVIPPSVVLIIIGLSTEQSIARLFYGGIGAGILLCLLMLLTVYVVCRLNPEWGPAGPKSGFGERIRSLSGAIEMLILFFLIMTGLYAGYFTPSEAGGAGAFFALVISLVQRTLSWENFKKAIMDTLRVSCMVIMLITGAMILGKFLTITRIPFNMASWVADLNVPDPVILAVIFGMYAIGGAIMDALALLLITIPIFFPVASQIGCDPIWFAVLITVVTTLGAVTPPVGATTYVVAGMAKGSTLNEVFKGVTFFLPAYLVCIVLLMMCPWIITFLPGLL, encoded by the coding sequence ATGAGCCTGACCCTGGTGGGCATCCTCGGGATCGTCGGCCTGATGTTGCTGCTGTTCGTGTTCGGCATGCCCGTAAGCTTTGCCATGGCCCTGGTGGGTTTTGGCGGCTTTTCCTATATTCTCAACGTTAATGCGGGTGTAAACATGATCAGCCAGGAGTTCTGGGCGGTATTTTCCAATTACGGGCTCACCGTGATCCCTTTGTTTGTGTTCATGGGACAGATCGCTTTTTATTCCGGGGTCAACGATCGCCTTTATAAGGCGGCGTATAAATGGATAGGGCATATCCGGGGGGGCATTGCCATGGCCACCATCATGGCCTGCGCAGCCTTTGCCTCCATCTGCGGGTCGAACACGGCCACGGCGGCGACCATGACCACGGTGGCATTTCCCCAGATGTCCAATTTCAGGTATAAACCCATGCTCTCGTGCGGGTCGATTGCCTGCGGCTCCACCCTTGGGGTTGTGATCCCGCCCTCCGTGGTGCTTATCATCATCGGCCTTTCCACGGAACAGTCCATTGCCCGGCTTTTTTACGGTGGCATCGGGGCCGGCATTCTTTTGTGTCTGTTGATGCTGCTCACGGTCTATGTGGTCTGCCGTCTGAATCCCGAATGGGGCCCGGCCGGTCCAAAGTCGGGTTTTGGCGAACGCATCCGGTCTCTTTCCGGTGCCATTGAGATGTTGATTCTGTTTTTCCTGATCATGACCGGGTTGTACGCCGGATATTTCACACCGTCAGAGGCCGGCGGGGCAGGGGCCTTTTTTGCTCTGGTTATCAGCCTTGTCCAGCGGACACTCTCCTGGGAAAATTTCAAAAAGGCTATCATGGATACCTTGCGGGTCTCCTGCATGGTCATCATGCTTATCACAGGGGCCATGATCCTGGGTAAATTTTTAACGATTACCCGCATTCCATTTAACATGGCCTCGTGGGTGGCGGATCTGAACGTTCCCGATCCCGTGATCCTGGCTGTAATTTTCGGTATGTACGCCATTGGCGGTGCCATCATGGATGCCCTGGCCCTTTTGCTGATCACCATCCCCATCTTTTTCCCAGTGGCCTCTCAGATCGGCTGCGACCCCATCTGGTTTGCCGTTCTCATTACCGTGGTTACAACCCTTGGCGCGGTTACACCCCCTGTGGGTGCCACTACTTATGTGGTGGCGGGCATGGCCAAGGGCAGTACTTTAAATGAAGTATTTAAGGGTGTTACATTTTTTCTTCCGGCCTATCTGGTTTGTATTGTTCTACTTATGATGTGTCCCTGGATTATTACCTTTCTGCCGGGACTGTTGTAA
- a CDS encoding thiamine pyrophosphate-dependent enzyme, with amino-acid sequence MNTKRLMLGNEALAYGLLKNGCQMACAYPGTPSSEILSAVVSLKKEMKLDIHAQWAVNEKVAFETAYAGAQAGLRTAVAMKQVGLNVAADPLMSSVYLGVKGGFLVISADDPGPHSSQTEQDSRLMAVMAKLPVLDPDSPVQAAELAGIAFDLSEAFEIPVMLRPTTRVCHSRQSMDVEKIEMTLRQAAFEKNPGRWAATPKFRLQLHKELEAKLAKIAHYEPTRPRLVSGSAKGRGQAIVVAGVAAANARDIIKERNMDIPLYQVVQPFPLHTDFIHEMDGYDEILVLEETWGVIEMQLADKNRVKGKNTGFISPAGELLPENVEERICAFVGVDYQAPQITMLPGRRPTLCAGCPHRASFFAIKKAAPKGIFTSDIGCYTLGCNLGAVDTVTCMGAGISQAAGFTIAYAKNEKQPPVFSTIGDSTFFHSGIPGLIETVTKKIPYVLVILDNRTTAMTGHQPTPASGRDASGDPCIAVNIPAIVKGCGVNFIKTADPYDLPAFIDILKEANAYCKENGPAVVIAEHPCLLNLDRAELKASFKRVIVNRDVCDGCGYCISQFECPALNMDKETEQICIDPGLCTGCAVCSFVCPKGALVLENQE; translated from the coding sequence ATGAATACAAAACGACTAATGCTGGGAAACGAGGCTTTGGCCTATGGGCTGCTGAAAAACGGTTGCCAGATGGCCTGCGCCTACCCCGGCACCCCGTCTTCGGAAATTCTGTCCGCCGTTGTTTCCCTGAAAAAAGAGATGAAGCTTGATATTCACGCCCAGTGGGCAGTGAATGAAAAAGTGGCATTTGAAACCGCTTACGCAGGGGCCCAGGCAGGGCTTCGAACCGCGGTTGCCATGAAACAGGTGGGACTGAACGTGGCTGCCGACCCATTGATGAGTTCCGTATACTTAGGCGTGAAAGGTGGTTTTCTGGTGATCAGTGCCGATGATCCCGGCCCCCACTCATCCCAGACCGAACAGGATTCACGCTTAATGGCGGTCATGGCCAAACTGCCGGTGCTGGATCCGGACTCCCCGGTCCAGGCTGCGGAACTTGCCGGTATCGCCTTTGACTTGTCCGAAGCCTTTGAGATTCCGGTGATGCTGCGGCCCACGACCCGGGTGTGCCATTCCCGCCAGAGTATGGATGTGGAAAAAATTGAAATGACGCTGCGTCAGGCAGCCTTTGAAAAAAATCCGGGCAGATGGGCGGCAACACCAAAATTTCGGCTCCAGCTCCACAAGGAACTGGAGGCCAAACTGGCCAAAATTGCACACTACGAACCCACCCGCCCCCGGCTGGTGTCCGGCTCGGCCAAAGGTCGTGGACAGGCCATTGTCGTAGCTGGTGTGGCGGCGGCCAATGCCCGGGACATTATTAAAGAAAGAAATATGGATATTCCTCTCTACCAAGTCGTTCAGCCTTTCCCCCTTCACACGGATTTTATCCATGAGATGGACGGCTACGATGAAATTCTGGTGCTGGAAGAGACCTGGGGCGTCATTGAAATGCAGCTGGCAGATAAAAATCGGGTGAAGGGGAAAAATACGGGCTTTATCTCTCCGGCTGGCGAACTATTGCCGGAAAATGTGGAAGAACGGATCTGCGCCTTTGTGGGTGTAGATTACCAGGCGCCGCAAATCACCATGCTGCCCGGGCGGCGTCCGACCCTGTGCGCAGGCTGCCCCCACCGTGCCAGCTTCTTTGCCATTAAAAAGGCCGCGCCCAAGGGGATCTTCACCAGCGACATCGGATGCTACACCCTGGGCTGCAATCTCGGGGCCGTGGACACGGTTACCTGTATGGGGGCAGGTATCAGCCAGGCTGCCGGTTTCACCATTGCCTATGCCAAAAACGAGAAACAACCGCCGGTTTTTTCCACCATTGGCGACTCCACATTTTTCCATTCCGGTATTCCCGGATTGATTGAAACCGTCACCAAAAAAATTCCTTATGTCCTGGTGATTCTGGACAACCGGACCACGGCCATGACCGGCCACCAGCCAACACCGGCCTCGGGCAGGGACGCATCAGGAGATCCCTGCATTGCCGTAAATATCCCTGCCATTGTCAAAGGCTGCGGGGTAAATTTCATTAAAACTGCAGACCCATATGATCTGCCGGCATTTATCGATATTCTCAAAGAGGCAAACGCATATTGCAAAGAAAACGGTCCGGCCGTGGTGATTGCCGAACACCCGTGCCTGCTTAACTTGGACAGGGCTGAACTCAAAGCATCCTTTAAACGAGTAATCGTAAATAGGGATGTCTGTGACGGCTGCGGATATTGCATAAGCCAGTTTGAATGCCCGGCCCTAAACATGGACAAAGAGACTGAACAGATCTGCATTGACCCCGGCCTTTGCACCGGATGCGCGGTTTGTTCATTTGTCTGCCCCAAGGGCGCACTTGTCCTTGAAAATCAGGAGTAA
- a CDS encoding phenylacetate--CoA ligase family protein: MSFIPLNITGEQIADIQQQGLKWTVAHAYNNSPYYKKKLEAAGCRPEDVKTLDDLENLPFTDKHDFLKDYPFPLRSVPMSDIVRIHGSSGTTGKRKILCYTKEDVDNWANIFARCYELAGVTKLDRVQIAVGYGLWTAGVGFQNGCERLGAMAVPLGPANVDMHIDMLLDLESTVFCATASMALLLSEELEKRKLTEKIKLKTIILGAERHSASMRKRIQEITGAKHIHDIYGMTELYGPGTGLDCTEHAGIHYWADHFIFEVIDPVTLKPLPVGEEGELVVTTLKKQGTPLIRYRTHDVTRLIPGACACGNPFPRHARISGRTDDMFIFRAVNIYPSQIDDILSGIDGVGSEYQIHLNQDADGRDYMTIRVERTNDAATGEESGLADQVSGRIRKKLLVRSRVEIVDYGTLPRTEKKSKRVFDNRPSE, translated from the coding sequence ATGAGTTTTATCCCTTTAAACATAACCGGCGAACAGATCGCCGATATTCAGCAACAGGGTCTGAAATGGACCGTGGCCCACGCCTATAACAACAGCCCCTATTACAAAAAAAAGCTCGAAGCCGCAGGCTGCAGGCCCGAAGATGTCAAAACTCTTGATGATCTTGAAAACCTGCCTTTTACGGACAAGCATGACTTTCTTAAGGACTATCCTTTTCCCTTGCGGTCTGTGCCGATGTCCGACATTGTACGAATCCACGGATCTTCGGGAACCACGGGTAAAAGAAAAATTTTGTGCTACACAAAAGAGGATGTGGACAACTGGGCCAATATTTTTGCCCGGTGTTATGAGTTGGCCGGTGTCACCAAACTCGACCGGGTCCAGATTGCCGTAGGCTATGGGCTTTGGACTGCAGGTGTTGGTTTTCAGAACGGGTGCGAGCGTTTAGGCGCCATGGCTGTGCCTCTAGGTCCGGCTAATGTGGACATGCACATTGACATGCTGTTGGATCTTGAATCCACGGTCTTCTGCGCCACTGCTTCCATGGCCCTGCTCCTGTCCGAAGAGCTTGAAAAGCGCAAACTGACGGAAAAAATCAAATTAAAAACCATCATTTTAGGGGCCGAGCGCCACAGCGCGTCCATGCGCAAACGTATCCAGGAGATTACCGGGGCCAAACATATCCATGACATCTACGGCATGACCGAGCTTTACGGACCCGGCACCGGCCTTGACTGCACAGAGCATGCAGGTATCCATTACTGGGCCGACCATTTTATTTTTGAGGTGATTGACCCGGTAACCCTCAAGCCCCTACCCGTCGGGGAAGAAGGAGAGCTTGTGGTCACCACCCTGAAAAAACAGGGTACGCCTTTAATTCGCTACCGCACCCATGATGTCACCCGGCTGATTCCCGGGGCCTGCGCCTGCGGCAACCCCTTTCCCCGGCATGCCAGAATTTCCGGGCGTACAGATGACATGTTTATCTTCAGGGCGGTAAACATCTATCCCAGCCAGATTGATGATATTCTAAGCGGTATTGACGGGGTGGGCAGCGAGTACCAGATTCACCTGAACCAGGATGCCGACGGCAGGGATTATATGACCATCCGGGTGGAGCGCACCAATGATGCCGCCACAGGAGAAGAGAGCGGCCTGGCCGACCAGGTGTCCGGCCGGATTCGTAAAAAACTGCTGGTCAGATCCCGGGTTGAAATCGTGGATTACGGCACCCTGCCCCGGACTGAAAAAAAAAGCAAGCGGGTGTTTGATAACCGTCCATCTGAATAA
- a CDS encoding TRAP transporter small permease, whose translation METIEKISDLLNRWAGIIAGIILVFMILLTMGNIVLRRVGVPIRGTYEIMGFAGAVITALAMGFTQKKREHIHVDILISRFPRGVKKAVFAVNNGLCTLFFFAAAWFVGRRGMTLFETGEVSETLRMVYYPFAFVVAFGCFLLAAMLFIDLVKLFILKDSK comes from the coding sequence ATGGAAACCATTGAAAAAATAAGTGACTTGCTTAACCGGTGGGCCGGGATCATTGCCGGGATCATTCTGGTCTTCATGATCCTTTTGACCATGGGCAATATTGTGCTGCGCAGGGTCGGGGTGCCCATCCGGGGCACCTATGAAATCATGGGATTTGCAGGGGCCGTGATCACGGCCCTTGCCATGGGCTTTACCCAGAAAAAAAGAGAGCATATCCATGTGGACATTTTGATAAGCCGGTTTCCGCGGGGGGTCAAAAAGGCCGTTTTTGCCGTGAACAACGGATTATGCACCCTCTTTTTTTTTGCCGCTGCGTGGTTTGTGGGCCGACGGGGCATGACCCTTTTTGAAACAGGAGAGGTATCGGAAACCCTTAGAATGGTATACTATCCCTTTGCTTTTGTCGTGGCATTCGGCTGCTTTCTGCTGGCTGCCATGCTGTTTATTGATCTGGTTAAACTGTTTATTCTAAAGGATTCCAAATGA
- a CDS encoding TetR/AcrR family transcriptional regulator, translating to MGRKSISHIRKPEILRHTYKVVEEEGFKGMTIGKIAKRMGVNSGLLIHYFKSKEGLIMEMVDFLYETSMNNYLKELEALTSSKERMETLLGILFDASGTWPQRDAVFWSCYAMGFRDENIRERIRDMMLKFIEFGIEEIAGWEETGLASVENKKRASAKIFALSEGFGIVKNSLDDPELIKEVADFFKNTTLKILNCKSALNQEQP from the coding sequence ATGGGAAGAAAAAGCATATCTCATATCAGAAAACCTGAAATACTGAGGCATACCTACAAGGTTGTGGAAGAAGAAGGCTTCAAGGGTATGACCATCGGTAAAATCGCAAAGCGAATGGGCGTCAATTCAGGTCTGCTTATTCATTATTTTAAGAGCAAGGAAGGCCTGATCATGGAAATGGTAGATTTCCTTTATGAAACTTCCATGAACAATTACCTCAAGGAGTTGGAGGCGCTCACCAGCTCCAAGGAACGCATGGAGACCCTTCTGGGAATTCTTTTTGACGCCAGCGGCACCTGGCCCCAGCGGGATGCTGTGTTCTGGTCCTGCTATGCCATGGGATTCCGGGATGAGAACATCAGGGAAAGAATCCGGGACATGATGCTTAAATTCATTGAATTCGGGATTGAAGAGATCGCGGGCTGGGAAGAGACCGGGCTAGCCAGTGTAGAAAATAAAAAAAGAGCTTCCGCCAAAATTTTTGCCCTGTCAGAGGGCTTCGGTATTGTGAAAAATTCACTGGACGATCCGGAGCTTATTAAGGAGGTTGCCGACTTTTTTAAAAATACGACCTTGAAAATTTTAAATTGCAAATCAGCACTAAATCAAGAACAGCCCTGA
- a CDS encoding TRAP transporter substrate-binding protein, which yields MKKASLFFCVLAAIAFVSGTSPVPAQAKKVSLNYANFPPAPTFPCVQMERWKTEIEKRTDGAVQINTFPGGTLLGAKEMMDGVINGQADIGCICMAYQPGRFTVTNATSLPLNIPDAKTGSLVLLDLYNKYQPEAFDKVKVLTMFVTAPANIMSKAPVAELSDLKGLDLRASGGAAQILKAWGANQVGMPMSDTPEALQKGVVKGLFSSLEVMKDLKFAEICKYITITDTVIYPFAVIMNKGSWDKLPDDVKQVMDGMIQEQSAWTGEYMDRHVSDSIAWSKKEHQVEVITLSAEKKAEWNARLAPITESWIKTAQEKGLPGDRIVKDIKTLIEKHAAK from the coding sequence ATGAAAAAAGCATCATTATTTTTCTGTGTTCTGGCAGCAATTGCGTTTGTTTCCGGAACAAGCCCTGTCCCGGCCCAGGCCAAAAAAGTGAGCCTGAACTATGCCAATTTTCCCCCAGCCCCCACCTTTCCCTGCGTACAGATGGAAAGATGGAAAACCGAAATTGAAAAACGTACCGACGGTGCCGTACAGATCAACACCTTTCCCGGCGGAACGCTTTTGGGTGCCAAAGAGATGATGGACGGGGTCATCAACGGCCAGGCCGACATCGGCTGTATCTGCATGGCTTATCAGCCCGGCCGCTTCACCGTGACCAATGCCACAAGTCTTCCCCTGAACATTCCCGACGCCAAGACCGGCAGCCTTGTGCTTTTAGATCTGTATAACAAATACCAGCCCGAGGCTTTTGACAAGGTAAAGGTGTTGACCATGTTTGTCACAGCCCCTGCCAATATCATGTCCAAAGCGCCGGTGGCCGAACTTTCCGACCTCAAGGGCCTTGATCTGCGTGCATCCGGTGGTGCGGCCCAGATTCTCAAAGCCTGGGGCGCCAACCAGGTGGGTATGCCCATGTCCGACACCCCCGAAGCCCTGCAGAAAGGTGTGGTCAAGGGACTGTTTTCCTCTTTGGAGGTGATGAAGGATCTTAAATTTGCTGAAATCTGCAAATACATCACCATCACCGACACCGTGATCTATCCTTTTGCCGTAATCATGAACAAAGGCAGCTGGGACAAGCTGCCCGACGATGTGAAACAGGTCATGGACGGCATGATCCAAGAGCAGTCTGCCTGGACCGGCGAATACATGGACCGGCATGTCAGTGATTCCATTGCCTGGTCAAAGAAAGAACACCAGGTGGAAGTGATTACGCTCTCTGCTGAGAAAAAGGCCGAGTGGAATGCGCGGCTTGCCCCCATTACGGAGAGCTGGATTAAAACAGCCCAAGAAAAAGGTCTGCCCGGAGACCGGATTGTAAAAGATATTAAAACGCTTATTGAAAAACACGCCGCAAAATAG
- a CDS encoding M24 family metallopeptidase, which produces MIDKLLPLDLTPATEISQRIQTLKEKMAQAGVDGVFLTHRPDYYYFSGSAQDAWLYVTLEHEPILFVKKYLPRAVAESPLTQIIQVFSVTEIPQIIQDSHGGFAKTMGIAFDLVPVRDFRFYQSLFFGCTWQDASPLIISCRAIKSEYEIGIMQDVAKISSRVFDFIAENLEPGIRETDLAGRIEAFARTQGHSGRLQVRHYRSVGFTFHIMGGASGGQSGALDSPVCGTGMYTAFPFGAGTRVIEKNDPVLIDFGTMAFGYHMDESRMFVTGKMDRRADGASRAAIDILFHVKEAMKPGVAMKTIFQIAVTMADRFGYGEQFLGFPGLKSKFIGHGIGLELVEDPIISKGRSTLLEPGMVFAVEPKFIFKDRFAAGIESVIQITETGSRFLSTIPNKVFMV; this is translated from the coding sequence ATGATAGATAAGCTTTTGCCTCTGGATCTGACCCCTGCAACAGAAATCAGCCAGCGGATACAAACCCTGAAAGAGAAGATGGCCCAGGCCGGTGTGGACGGTGTATTTCTGACCCACAGACCGGATTATTACTACTTCAGCGGTTCAGCCCAGGATGCCTGGCTATACGTGACCCTCGAACATGAGCCCATTTTATTCGTAAAAAAATACCTTCCCAGAGCGGTTGCCGAAAGTCCGTTGACCCAGATTATCCAGGTTTTTTCAGTCACGGAAATCCCCCAGATTATCCAGGACAGCCACGGTGGTTTTGCCAAAACCATGGGCATCGCCTTTGACCTTGTCCCGGTCAGGGATTTCAGGTTTTATCAGTCTTTGTTTTTTGGCTGTACCTGGCAGGATGCCTCGCCCCTGATCATCTCCTGCAGGGCAATAAAGTCAGAATATGAAATCGGCATCATGCAGGATGTGGCAAAAATATCCAGCCGGGTATTTGACTTTATAGCCGAAAACCTTGAACCCGGCATCCGGGAAACAGATCTGGCCGGACGCATTGAGGCCTTTGCCAGGACCCAGGGGCACTCGGGCCGCCTACAGGTACGCCATTACAGATCCGTCGGGTTTACCTTCCACATCATGGGCGGTGCAAGCGGGGGGCAGTCAGGTGCACTGGATTCTCCGGTATGCGGCACCGGTATGTACACCGCCTTCCCCTTTGGTGCCGGCACCCGGGTGATTGAAAAAAATGACCCCGTACTCATTGATTTCGGCACCATGGCATTTGGCTATCACATGGATGAATCCCGGATGTTTGTGACCGGAAAAATGGACCGCCGGGCCGATGGTGCAAGCCGGGCAGCCATTGACATTCTTTTCCATGTCAAGGAAGCCATGAAACCCGGTGTTGCCATGAAGACGATCTTTCAGATCGCCGTGACCATGGCGGACAGGTTTGGATATGGGGAACAATTCCTAGGCTTTCCCGGATTAAAATCCAAATTTATAGGACATGGCATTGGTCTCGAACTGGTCGAAGACCCCATTATTTCAAAGGGTCGGAGTACACTGCTTGAACCGGGAATGGTGTTTGCCGTGGAGCCGAAATTTATTTTTAAGGACCGGTTCGCCGCAGGCATAGAAAGCGTGATCCAGATAACGGAAACCGGCAGCCGTTTTCTGAGCACAATACCCAACAAGGTATTCATGGTTTAA